The genome window AAATGGTTCCCTAGGTTTCGACGAAATCCGAACTCAACCTGTGCCAGCGACAGCGGTTTCGTAGGTGCGGCCTTGCGACTCGCCCCGAGCGTTCAGCAGCGCCACTTGATAGAGCTCGCGTCCACAGGCCGTCGGATATTCGCCCGTGATGCAGGCGCGGCACAGGCGCTCTGACGCGAAACCAATTGCCCGGGCGATGGACTCGACGGGCAGGTAGCGCAGCGAGTCGGCCCCCAGCGAAGCCGCCATGGCCGCTTGTGCCTCGTCGGTCAGCGGTCCTCCGCCCAGGAACTTCGGGGCGAACAACTCGTTGATCGTCGACATGTCGATGCCATAGAAGCACGGCGCCACGATCGGCGGGCAGGCCACGCGGACGTGGATCTCCTTAGCCCGGCCGAGTTTACGAATCCGCTCCAGCAGCACTTTCATCGTCGTGGAACGGACGATCGAGTCCTCCACCAGCAGCACGCGTTTGCCTTCCAGCACGTCTCGGAGCGGGGTGTACTTGGTCTCCGCCTTCCGCTTGCGGTTGCCGGACCCTTCGATAAAGGTGCGCCCCGAATAGCGGTTGCGAATCAGCCCCTCGAACGACGGCACGCCCAACTCGAAGGCCATCGAGTCCGCCGCCGCCTTGCTGGTGTCGGGCACCGGAACGACGATCGTGTCCGAGTCGATCGGCACGGTCTCCAAAGCGGCCAGTTCTTTTCCGAGCGCCGTCCGCGAGAGATACACGCTCCGGCCGTCCAACTTGCTGGCCACGTTGGCGAAATAGACCCACTCGAAAAAGCAGTGGGCCGTGCCGGTGCTCGTCATAAACGGCTCGATTTCGAATCGCCCGTCCGTGATGGTGATCGCGAAGCCTGGCTCCAGATCGTGGATGCTTTCCGCCTGAAATCCCAGGTTCAACAGCGCCACGCTTTCGCTGGCGGCGGCGAACAACGGGCCTTCTTTGGCATAGCACAGCGGCCGCACGCCCAGCGGGTCGCGGGCGACGATCATGTCTCCCACCGCGTTCACCAGCACGATGCAATA of Planctomycetia bacterium contains these proteins:
- a CDS encoding amidophosphoribosyltransferase, whose translation is MSELQHECGIAAIYHLPGRQVSPLCPEQGPDEVSRLMPRMLLDIQNRGQLSAGISTFNPERNQLIDTFKELGGVSEVFRLSHRGKAESLMKEYAGRAAIGHVRYATCGAEDRSYAQPFERHHIQKHKWFSFAFNGQLANYPQLRQDLLADPDNYLARETDTEILMHLISRELSDGDKPALIDVMRNISHNFDGAYCIVLVNAVGDMIVARDPLGVRPLCYAKEGPLFAAASESVALLNLGFQAESIHDLEPGFAITITDGRFEIEPFMTSTGTAHCFFEWVYFANVASKLDGRSVYLSRTALGKELAALETVPIDSDTIVVPVPDTSKAAADSMAFELGVPSFEGLIRNRYSGRTFIEGSGNRKRKAETKYTPLRDVLEGKRVLLVEDSIVRSTTMKVLLERIRKLGRAKEIHVRVACPPIVAPCFYGIDMSTINELFAPKFLGGGPLTDEAQAAMAASLGADSLRYLPVESIARAIGFASERLCRACITGEYPTACGRELYQVALLNARGESQGRTYETAVAGTG